One part of the Candidatus Kouleothrix ribensis genome encodes these proteins:
- a CDS encoding PLP-dependent aminotransferase family protein translates to MQISINRNSPQPLYTQLAHDIQRRIRSGALPAGARLPTVRELARQLGVTRLTVHTAYSELQAGGWVEATVGRGTFVAPQTDPAAGLPDHGRDLSPPTILSDMVRLARLPGMRSLAMADASPDLYPTREFARALEEALGAGPAALSYTASQGDPLLRTTLADLLRERGVNATPDEIVVTSGVTQGMALIAHVLARPGDTVIVEQPTYLGLLHILNSQGIRVVGVPVDDQGMLVEALEPLLQEHRPRFIYTIPVFQNPGGMCLSPPRRALLLGLAERYRVPIVEDDIYSALVYEGQAPPALKADDQSGLVVHIGSFSKSLLPGARIGYVVAAQHLLSRLVAAKQADDLCSPPLLQRTLALFIQHGWLASHLRRTIPRYRERRDALMTAMAHYFPSGAHWATPRGGFCVWVALPPGTSVVDLYLSAAEHGVGFAPGDVFFTDPPEQPYLRLSFSSLPPDQIAEATQILGQLISIQATRRAFVVPPLAECVPLV, encoded by the coding sequence GGCGCGCCAGCTCGGTGTGACGCGGCTGACCGTACACACCGCCTATAGCGAGCTACAGGCCGGCGGGTGGGTCGAGGCCACGGTTGGCCGCGGCACATTTGTGGCGCCACAGACTGATCCGGCAGCGGGGTTGCCCGACCACGGGCGCGATCTCTCGCCGCCGACGATCTTGAGCGACATGGTGCGGCTCGCCCGGCTGCCAGGTATGCGCTCGCTGGCCATGGCCGATGCCTCGCCCGATCTGTACCCGACCCGCGAGTTCGCCCGCGCGCTCGAAGAGGCGCTTGGCGCCGGCCCGGCCGCGCTCAGCTACACCGCCTCGCAAGGCGACCCGCTGTTGCGTACGACCCTGGCCGACCTGCTGCGCGAGCGCGGGGTCAACGCCACCCCCGACGAGATCGTCGTCACTTCGGGCGTGACGCAGGGCATGGCGCTGATCGCGCATGTGCTGGCGCGCCCCGGCGACACAGTGATCGTTGAGCAGCCGACCTACCTGGGGCTGCTGCATATTCTGAACTCCCAGGGCATCCGCGTGGTGGGCGTGCCGGTCGACGACCAGGGTATGCTGGTCGAGGCACTCGAGCCGCTGCTACAGGAGCACCGCCCACGCTTCATCTACACCATCCCGGTGTTCCAGAATCCCGGCGGTATGTGCCTCAGCCCGCCACGCCGCGCGCTGCTGCTCGGCCTGGCCGAGCGCTACCGCGTGCCGATTGTCGAAGACGACATCTACAGCGCGCTGGTCTACGAGGGCCAGGCACCGCCCGCACTCAAGGCCGACGATCAGAGCGGGCTGGTGGTGCATATCGGCAGCTTCTCGAAATCGCTGCTGCCCGGCGCGCGGATCGGCTACGTGGTGGCGGCGCAGCACCTGCTGAGCCGGCTGGTGGCCGCCAAACAGGCCGACGACCTGTGCTCACCGCCGCTGCTCCAGCGCACCCTGGCGCTGTTCATCCAGCATGGCTGGCTGGCTAGCCACCTGCGCCGCACGATCCCGCGCTACCGCGAGCGCCGCGACGCGCTGATGACCGCGATGGCGCACTATTTCCCCTCGGGCGCGCATTGGGCCACACCACGCGGTGGTTTCTGCGTGTGGGTCGCGCTGCCACCCGGCACATCGGTCGTTGATCTCTACCTGTCCGCCGCCGAGCATGGCGTCGGCTTTGCGCCCGGCGATGTATTCTTCACCGACCCGCCCGAGCAGCCGTACCTGCGGCTCTCGTTCAGCAGCCTGCCGCCCGACCAGATCGCCGAGGCTACCCAGATCCTTGGCCAGCTGATCAGCATCCAGGCCACCCGCCGCGCGTTCGTGGTGCCGCCGCTGGCCGAGTGTGTGCCGCTGGTATAA
- a CDS encoding PhzF family phenazine biosynthesis protein: MKGRPMPSIPIYQIDAFASRVFTGNPAAVCPLDAWLDDATLQAIAAENNLSETAFFVYDGERVALRWFTPVTEVDLCGHATLAAAFVIFSELEPQRDAVVFGSRSGDLAVTRAGDLLTLDFPATPTTACAAPEALIAGLGCTPLEVRQCADYLVVLEDEAAVRALQPRMDMLIQLDTRGVIATAPGDTADFVSRFFAPAYGIPEDPVTGSAHCALTPYWARRLGKRSLHALQVSARGGELFCTEAGTRVSIAGRAIKYLEGRIFL, from the coding sequence ATGAAAGGACGCCCCATGCCGAGTATTCCGATCTACCAGATCGACGCATTTGCCAGCCGCGTGTTCACCGGTAACCCTGCGGCGGTCTGCCCGCTCGATGCCTGGCTCGACGACGCTACACTTCAGGCGATTGCTGCGGAGAACAACCTGTCCGAAACAGCCTTCTTCGTGTACGATGGCGAGCGCGTCGCGCTGCGCTGGTTCACGCCGGTTACCGAGGTCGACCTGTGCGGCCACGCCACGCTGGCGGCGGCGTTCGTGATCTTCAGCGAGCTCGAGCCGCAGCGCGACGCGGTGGTGTTCGGCTCGCGCAGCGGCGATCTGGCCGTGACGCGCGCGGGCGATCTGCTCACGCTCGACTTCCCCGCCACCCCCACCACCGCCTGCGCCGCACCCGAGGCGCTGATCGCGGGCCTGGGTTGCACCCCGCTCGAGGTGCGCCAGTGCGCCGATTACCTGGTGGTGCTCGAAGACGAGGCGGCAGTGCGCGCGCTACAGCCGCGAATGGACATGTTGATCCAGCTCGACACCCGCGGTGTGATCGCGACGGCGCCAGGCGATACGGCCGACTTCGTATCGCGCTTCTTTGCGCCGGCCTATGGCATCCCCGAAGACCCCGTGACCGGTTCGGCTCACTGCGCGCTGACGCCCTACTGGGCGCGGCGCCTGGGGAAGCGCAGCCTGCACGCACTCCAGGTGTCGGCGCGTGGCGGCGAGCTGTTCTGCACCGAAGCCGGCACGCGTGTGTCGATCGCCGGCCGG